Proteins from one Arthrobacter sp. Soc17.1.1.1 genomic window:
- a CDS encoding carbohydrate ABC transporter permease: MSQLIEKPPASGGEPGAPQRPAPAVRRRRRSPFAYILIAPAVIMELLIHIIPMVLGVWIAFLGLSQLNIRNWLRAPFVGFDNFVAGLDPNGPIGGEFLASFGRTLVFTVVVLAIVWVLGIMAAVLLHSSFRGNGFLRTFFLIPYALPSYVATIAWAFMFSQRDGAINKILVDDLGILDERPFWLLGGNAFWVTVIVTAWQMWPFAFLMLLAALQNIPKDVYEAAAIDGASLWKQFLLITLPMIRPANGVLLLVMSLWIFNQFNVPFVLFGAAPPESAKLISPLIYQHSFSNWNFGLGGAMSVLLLILLFIASVIYVRMVLPKGKDID, from the coding sequence ATGTCCCAGCTCATCGAGAAGCCGCCCGCCTCAGGCGGTGAGCCCGGAGCGCCGCAGCGCCCGGCCCCCGCGGTCCGGCGCAGGCGCAGGTCCCCGTTCGCCTACATCCTGATCGCCCCGGCGGTGATCATGGAGCTCCTGATCCATATCATCCCGATGGTCCTGGGCGTCTGGATCGCCTTCCTCGGTCTCAGCCAGCTCAACATCCGCAACTGGCTCCGTGCGCCGTTCGTCGGCTTCGACAACTTCGTCGCGGGCCTCGACCCGAACGGGCCCATCGGCGGCGAGTTCCTCGCCAGCTTCGGCCGCACCCTCGTGTTCACCGTCGTCGTGCTGGCCATCGTCTGGGTCCTCGGCATCATGGCCGCCGTCCTGCTCCACAGCTCCTTCCGGGGCAACGGCTTCCTGCGCACGTTCTTCCTCATCCCCTACGCGCTGCCCAGCTATGTCGCGACGATCGCCTGGGCGTTCATGTTCAGCCAGCGCGACGGCGCCATCAACAAGATCCTCGTGGACGACCTCGGGATCCTCGACGAGCGTCCGTTCTGGCTGCTCGGCGGGAACGCCTTCTGGGTGACGGTGATCGTGACCGCCTGGCAGATGTGGCCCTTCGCCTTCCTGATGCTCCTGGCGGCGCTGCAGAACATCCCGAAGGACGTGTACGAGGCCGCCGCGATCGACGGCGCCTCGCTGTGGAAGCAGTTCCTCCTCATCACGCTGCCGATGATCCGCCCCGCCAACGGCGTCCTGCTGCTCGTCATGAGCCTGTGGATCTTCAACCAGTTCAACGTGCCGTTCGTGCTCTTCGGCGCGGCCCCTCCGGAGTCGGCGAAGCTCATCTCGCCGCTGATCTACCAGCACTCGTTCTCCAACTGGAACTTCGGGCTCGGCGGTGCCATGAGCGTGCTGCTGCTCATCCTCCTGTTCATCGCCTCCGTGATCTACGTCCGCATGGTCCTCCCGAAGGGAAAAGACATTGATTGA
- a CDS encoding ABC transporter substrate-binding protein — protein MKAPVKALSTLAVLGLGMTSLAACGSGSGEATSGDTLTYWASNQGTTVEDDRKVLEESLARFTEETGTEVELEVIPWTDLYNRILTAVSSGEGPDVLNIGNTWATTLQETGAFLPFEGDALEAVGGQDRFIQSSWSTGGAEGEAPTSIPLYGLSYSLYYNTEMFAAAGIEAPPETWDEFVETAKKLTIDTDGDGEIDQWGVSLAGSSISNNAHQAFVRGLQAGGSLFDENGEPTFASDEQVAGVKQWVDLMAVDKVVSPSNAEFTGGSQMVEDFAAGNAAMFFDQAPAKTLNARGFENFAAAPVPLTDPAATGDEATMSHVAGINLSVFNETDNEEGALKLAAHLTSDEEQVYLNKAFTSLPVLSAAYEDEAFQSEEITLKQGILENNAKPMPLISQEGQMETLVGTAIKNLFAQAATGTVTEDDIRTALEDANSQMAAAQ, from the coding sequence GTGAAAGCACCCGTCAAGGCCCTGTCCACGCTCGCCGTCCTGGGACTCGGGATGACGAGCCTCGCAGCCTGCGGCTCCGGATCCGGCGAAGCCACCTCGGGCGACACCCTCACCTACTGGGCGTCGAACCAGGGCACCACGGTCGAGGACGACCGCAAGGTACTCGAGGAGTCACTCGCCCGCTTCACCGAGGAGACCGGCACCGAAGTGGAGCTCGAGGTCATCCCGTGGACCGACCTCTACAACCGCATCCTCACCGCCGTCAGCAGCGGCGAGGGCCCGGACGTCCTCAACATCGGCAACACCTGGGCCACCACGCTCCAGGAGACCGGTGCGTTCCTGCCCTTCGAGGGCGATGCGCTCGAGGCCGTGGGCGGCCAGGACCGCTTCATCCAGAGCAGCTGGTCGACCGGCGGCGCGGAGGGCGAGGCCCCCACCTCGATCCCCCTGTACGGCCTCAGCTACTCGCTCTACTACAACACCGAGATGTTCGCGGCCGCCGGCATCGAGGCGCCGCCGGAGACGTGGGACGAGTTCGTCGAGACCGCGAAGAAGCTGACCATCGACACCGACGGCGACGGCGAGATCGACCAGTGGGGCGTCTCCCTCGCCGGCAGCTCCATCTCGAACAACGCGCACCAGGCGTTCGTCCGCGGCCTGCAGGCCGGCGGGTCGCTCTTCGACGAGAACGGCGAGCCCACGTTCGCGAGTGACGAGCAGGTCGCCGGGGTGAAGCAGTGGGTGGACCTGATGGCCGTCGACAAGGTCGTCTCGCCGTCGAACGCCGAGTTCACCGGCGGCAGCCAGATGGTGGAGGACTTCGCCGCGGGCAACGCGGCCATGTTCTTCGACCAGGCGCCGGCCAAGACCCTCAACGCGCGCGGCTTCGAGAACTTCGCGGCCGCACCCGTCCCGCTGACCGACCCGGCCGCCACGGGTGACGAGGCGACCATGAGCCACGTCGCCGGGATCAACCTCAGCGTCTTCAACGAGACGGACAACGAGGAGGGCGCCCTGAAGCTGGCCGCGCACCTCACGAGCGACGAGGAGCAGGTCTACCTCAACAAGGCCTTCACCTCACTGCCGGTGCTGTCGGCCGCGTACGAGGACGAGGCGTTCCAGTCCGAGGAGATCACGCTCAAGCAGGGCATCCTCGAGAACAACGCCAAGCCGATGCCGCTCATCAGCCAGGAGGGCCAGATGGAGACCCTCGTGGGCACCGCGATCAAGAACCTGTTCGCACAGGCCGCCACGGGGACCGTCACGGAGGACGACATCCGCACGGCGCTCGAAGACGCCAACAGCCAGATGGCGGCCGCCCAGTAA